A region of Vitis riparia cultivar Riparia Gloire de Montpellier isolate 1030 chromosome 1, EGFV_Vit.rip_1.0, whole genome shotgun sequence DNA encodes the following proteins:
- the LOC117910877 gene encoding probable glycosyltransferase At5g03795 isoform X1: protein MLLTLHDVVLVGLSASKLVAVVLMYRINWKKLFVVVAIMTTAGMVLQTYTLPYPMATWFLPPQTMVSSYKSLNGSTVHLTETLSLESAEQFQLVPTAPVVSLNSSTELVKSVPIVEERAQVSPRKNPSSRRRRKNAKIDKTNEQKVVFHPPPPRTVPTRLQRYIWSLPPDEALLFAKREIQNVSTVTDDPELYASLFHNVSVFKRSYELMETILKVYIYPDGARPIFHAPHLRGIYASEGWFMKLMEENRQFVTRDPKKAHLFYLPYSARQLETALYVPNSHNIRPLSIFLRDHVNMIAAKYPFWNRTHGSDHFLVACHDWGPYTVNEHQELSRNTIKALCNADLSEGIFVKGKDVSLPETTIRNPRRPLRNVGGRRVSQRPILAFFAGNMHGRVRPTLLKYWSDKDEDMRIYGPLPNRISRKMSYIQHMKSSRFCICPMGYEVNSPRIVEAIYYECVPVIIADNFVPPLNNVLDWTAFSVIVAEKDIPKLKEILLAIPLRRYLVMQTNVKMVQKHFLWNPKPVRYDLFHMVLHSIWFSRLNQIQISVS, encoded by the exons ATGCTGCTTACGCTGCACGACGTTGTTTTGGTTGGCCTCTCTGCATCGaag TTGGTGGCTGTTGTCCTCATGTACAGAATCAATTGGAAAAAACTGTTCGTTGTTGTAGCCATAATGACAACAGCTGGTATGGTACTTCAAACCTATACACTTCCTTATCCAATGGCGACCTGGTTCCTCCCTCCACAAACGATGGTCTCTTCCTACAAATCCTTGAATGGTAGTACCGTTCATTTGACCGAGACCCTTTCGTTGGAAAGTGCCGAGCAGTTTCAACTTGTTCCTACTGCCCCTGTTGTGTCTTTGAATTCTTCCACTGAATTGGTTAAGTCAGTGCCAATTGTTGAAGAGAGAGCTCAAGTTTCTCCAAGGAAAAATCCTTCATCCAGAAGGAGAAGGAAGAACGCAAAGATTGACAAAACCAATGAGCAAAAGGTTGTATTTCATCCGCCTCCACCCAGAACTGTGCCCACTCGTTTGCAG AGATATATTTGGTCATTGCCACCTGATGAGGCCCTTTTATTTGCTAAAAGGGAGATCCAGAATGTCTCAACTGTTACTGATGATCCTGAGCTGTATGCCTCTTTATTCCACAATGTTTCTGTTTTCAAAAG GAGTTATGAATTGATGGAAACCATACTTAAAGTCTACATTTACCCAGATGGAGCAAGACCCATTTTTCATGCACCCCATCTCAGAGGAATTTATGCTTCTGAAGGGTGGTTTATGAAGTTAATGGAGGAAAACAGGCAGTTTGTCACAAGGGACCCAAAAAAGGCTCACTTGTTTTATCTTCCATACAGTGCACGCCAGCTGGAGACGGCACTCTATGTGCCCAATTCACATAATATCAGACCACTGTCGATCTTCTTAAGGGACCATGTGAACATGATTGCAGCAAAGTATCCTTTCTGGAACCGCACACATGGATCAGACCATTTTTTAGTTGCTTGCCACGACTGG GGCCCTTACACAGTGAATGAACACCAGGAGCTGAGCAGAAACACCATAAAAGCTCTTTGCAATGCTGATCTATCAGAAGGCATATTTGTTAAAGGGAAAGATGTTTCCCTTCCAGAAACTACCATTAGGAATCCAAGGCGCCCTCTAAGAAATGTTGGTGGAAGACGAGTATCACAGCGTCCAATTCTTGCTTTTTTTGCTGGAAACATGCATGGTAGGGTTCGCCCCACCCTTCTCAAGTACTGGTCTGATAAAGATGAAGACATGAGGATTTATGGACCACTACCCAATAGAATCTCCAGAAAAATGTCCTATATTCAGCATATGAAATCAAGCAGATTCTGTATTTGCCCAATGGGATATGAAGTGAACAGCCCCAGGATTGTTGAGGCAATATATTATGAGTGTGTCCCAGTGATCATAGCCGATAACTTTGTCCCTCCACTCAACAATGTGTTGGATTGGACTGCATTTTCTGTAATTGTGGCTGAGAAGGATATACCCAAACTGAAGGAAATCCTTTTGGCTATTCCATTGAGACGGTACCTTGTAATGCAAACAAACGTGAAGATGGTGCAGAAGCATTTTCTCTGGAACCCAAAACCAGTCAGATATGATTTGTTCCACATGGTTCTGCATTCAATTTGGTTTAGTAGGCTGAACCAGATTCAAATCTCAGTGTCTTAG
- the LOC117910877 gene encoding probable glycosyltransferase At5g03795 isoform X2: MKRLLQLVAVVLMYRINWKKLFVVVAIMTTAGMVLQTYTLPYPMATWFLPPQTMVSSYKSLNGSTVHLTETLSLESAEQFQLVPTAPVVSLNSSTELVKSVPIVEERAQVSPRKNPSSRRRRKNAKIDKTNEQKVVFHPPPPRTVPTRLQRYIWSLPPDEALLFAKREIQNVSTVTDDPELYASLFHNVSVFKRSYELMETILKVYIYPDGARPIFHAPHLRGIYASEGWFMKLMEENRQFVTRDPKKAHLFYLPYSARQLETALYVPNSHNIRPLSIFLRDHVNMIAAKYPFWNRTHGSDHFLVACHDWGPYTVNEHQELSRNTIKALCNADLSEGIFVKGKDVSLPETTIRNPRRPLRNVGGRRVSQRPILAFFAGNMHGRVRPTLLKYWSDKDEDMRIYGPLPNRISRKMSYIQHMKSSRFCICPMGYEVNSPRIVEAIYYECVPVIIADNFVPPLNNVLDWTAFSVIVAEKDIPKLKEILLAIPLRRYLVMQTNVKMVQKHFLWNPKPVRYDLFHMVLHSIWFSRLNQIQISVS; the protein is encoded by the exons ATGAAAAGGCTATTGCAGTTGGTGGCTGTTGTCCTCATGTACAGAATCAATTGGAAAAAACTGTTCGTTGTTGTAGCCATAATGACAACAGCTGGTATGGTACTTCAAACCTATACACTTCCTTATCCAATGGCGACCTGGTTCCTCCCTCCACAAACGATGGTCTCTTCCTACAAATCCTTGAATGGTAGTACCGTTCATTTGACCGAGACCCTTTCGTTGGAAAGTGCCGAGCAGTTTCAACTTGTTCCTACTGCCCCTGTTGTGTCTTTGAATTCTTCCACTGAATTGGTTAAGTCAGTGCCAATTGTTGAAGAGAGAGCTCAAGTTTCTCCAAGGAAAAATCCTTCATCCAGAAGGAGAAGGAAGAACGCAAAGATTGACAAAACCAATGAGCAAAAGGTTGTATTTCATCCGCCTCCACCCAGAACTGTGCCCACTCGTTTGCAG AGATATATTTGGTCATTGCCACCTGATGAGGCCCTTTTATTTGCTAAAAGGGAGATCCAGAATGTCTCAACTGTTACTGATGATCCTGAGCTGTATGCCTCTTTATTCCACAATGTTTCTGTTTTCAAAAG GAGTTATGAATTGATGGAAACCATACTTAAAGTCTACATTTACCCAGATGGAGCAAGACCCATTTTTCATGCACCCCATCTCAGAGGAATTTATGCTTCTGAAGGGTGGTTTATGAAGTTAATGGAGGAAAACAGGCAGTTTGTCACAAGGGACCCAAAAAAGGCTCACTTGTTTTATCTTCCATACAGTGCACGCCAGCTGGAGACGGCACTCTATGTGCCCAATTCACATAATATCAGACCACTGTCGATCTTCTTAAGGGACCATGTGAACATGATTGCAGCAAAGTATCCTTTCTGGAACCGCACACATGGATCAGACCATTTTTTAGTTGCTTGCCACGACTGG GGCCCTTACACAGTGAATGAACACCAGGAGCTGAGCAGAAACACCATAAAAGCTCTTTGCAATGCTGATCTATCAGAAGGCATATTTGTTAAAGGGAAAGATGTTTCCCTTCCAGAAACTACCATTAGGAATCCAAGGCGCCCTCTAAGAAATGTTGGTGGAAGACGAGTATCACAGCGTCCAATTCTTGCTTTTTTTGCTGGAAACATGCATGGTAGGGTTCGCCCCACCCTTCTCAAGTACTGGTCTGATAAAGATGAAGACATGAGGATTTATGGACCACTACCCAATAGAATCTCCAGAAAAATGTCCTATATTCAGCATATGAAATCAAGCAGATTCTGTATTTGCCCAATGGGATATGAAGTGAACAGCCCCAGGATTGTTGAGGCAATATATTATGAGTGTGTCCCAGTGATCATAGCCGATAACTTTGTCCCTCCACTCAACAATGTGTTGGATTGGACTGCATTTTCTGTAATTGTGGCTGAGAAGGATATACCCAAACTGAAGGAAATCCTTTTGGCTATTCCATTGAGACGGTACCTTGTAATGCAAACAAACGTGAAGATGGTGCAGAAGCATTTTCTCTGGAACCCAAAACCAGTCAGATATGATTTGTTCCACATGGTTCTGCATTCAATTTGGTTTAGTAGGCTGAACCAGATTCAAATCTCAGTGTCTTAG
- the LOC117910918 gene encoding transcription factor MYB3-like, whose amino-acid sequence MGGVDSSMTRDKRRPPPPLLCIKVSLCYCLSSRLQPHRFTITPPDTPFTLSIMAPRSINEGSSKKVMNKGAWTSEEDRKLAEYIEVHGAKRWKTVAFKSGLNRCGKSCRLRWLNYLRPNIKRGNISDDEEDLILRLHKLLGNRWSLIAGRLPGRTDNEIKNYWNSHLSKKLQQKENKTETSTSKETAPQKPEDIAEGSGEGDRGSGYPDINFDVNEFFDFSAEGSCGLEWVNKFLELDEESWLAKKR is encoded by the exons ATGGGTGGGGTTGACTCTTCAATGACCAGAGACAAGAGGCGCCCCCCACCTCCCCTCCTGTGTATTAAAGTCTCACTCTGCTACTGCCTCAGCAGCAGACTGCAACCACACCGCTTCACAATTACACCTCCAGATACTCCTTTCACTCTCTCAATTATGGCCCCAAGAAGCATTAATGAAGGATCCAGTAAGAAAGTTATGAACAAAGGAGCATGGACATCCGAGGAGGATAGAAAACTGGCCGAGTATATAGAAGTGCATGGCGCAAAGAGGTGGAAAACTGTAGCATTCAAATCAG GGCTGAATCGGTGTGGGAAAAGTTGCAGATTGAGATGGTTGAATTATCTGAGACCCAACATCAAGAGAGGCAACATATCAGATGACGAAGAGGACTTGATTCTCAGACTTCATAAGCTGCTAGGGAACAG GTGGTCGTTGATCGCTGGGAGACTTCCAGGGCGAACAGATAATGAGATCAAGAACTACTGGAATTCTCATTTGAGCAAGAAACTACAacagaaagaaaacaaaactgagACTTCCACATCAAAAGAGACTGCACCCCAGAAACCCGAAGACATTGCAGAGGGCAGTGGAGAAGGAGACAGAGGAAGTGGGTACCCAGACATCAACTTTGATGTCAATGAGTTCTTTGACTTCTCGGCTGAAGGCTCCTGTGGGTTGGAGTGGGTGAACAAGTTTCTTGAGCTCGATGAGGAATCCTGGCTCGCCAAGAAAAGGTGA
- the LOC117910877 gene encoding probable glycosyltransferase At5g03795 isoform X3, giving the protein MLLTLHDVVLVGLSASKLVAVVLMYRINWKKLFVVVAIMTTAGMVLQTYTLPYPMATWFLPPQTMVSSYKSLNGSTVHLTETLSLESAEQFQLVPTAPVVSLNSSTELVKSVPIVEERAQVSPRKNPSSRRRRKNAKIDKTNEQKVVFHPPPPRTVPTRLQRYIWSLPPDEALLFAKREIQNVSTVTDDPELYASLFHNVSVFKSARQLETALYVPNSHNIRPLSIFLRDHVNMIAAKYPFWNRTHGSDHFLVACHDWGPYTVNEHQELSRNTIKALCNADLSEGIFVKGKDVSLPETTIRNPRRPLRNVGGRRVSQRPILAFFAGNMHGRVRPTLLKYWSDKDEDMRIYGPLPNRISRKMSYIQHMKSSRFCICPMGYEVNSPRIVEAIYYECVPVIIADNFVPPLNNVLDWTAFSVIVAEKDIPKLKEILLAIPLRRYLVMQTNVKMVQKHFLWNPKPVRYDLFHMVLHSIWFSRLNQIQISVS; this is encoded by the exons ATGCTGCTTACGCTGCACGACGTTGTTTTGGTTGGCCTCTCTGCATCGaag TTGGTGGCTGTTGTCCTCATGTACAGAATCAATTGGAAAAAACTGTTCGTTGTTGTAGCCATAATGACAACAGCTGGTATGGTACTTCAAACCTATACACTTCCTTATCCAATGGCGACCTGGTTCCTCCCTCCACAAACGATGGTCTCTTCCTACAAATCCTTGAATGGTAGTACCGTTCATTTGACCGAGACCCTTTCGTTGGAAAGTGCCGAGCAGTTTCAACTTGTTCCTACTGCCCCTGTTGTGTCTTTGAATTCTTCCACTGAATTGGTTAAGTCAGTGCCAATTGTTGAAGAGAGAGCTCAAGTTTCTCCAAGGAAAAATCCTTCATCCAGAAGGAGAAGGAAGAACGCAAAGATTGACAAAACCAATGAGCAAAAGGTTGTATTTCATCCGCCTCCACCCAGAACTGTGCCCACTCGTTTGCAG AGATATATTTGGTCATTGCCACCTGATGAGGCCCTTTTATTTGCTAAAAGGGAGATCCAGAATGTCTCAACTGTTACTGATGATCCTGAGCTGTATGCCTCTTTATTCCACAATGTTTCTGTTTTCAAAAG TGCACGCCAGCTGGAGACGGCACTCTATGTGCCCAATTCACATAATATCAGACCACTGTCGATCTTCTTAAGGGACCATGTGAACATGATTGCAGCAAAGTATCCTTTCTGGAACCGCACACATGGATCAGACCATTTTTTAGTTGCTTGCCACGACTGG GGCCCTTACACAGTGAATGAACACCAGGAGCTGAGCAGAAACACCATAAAAGCTCTTTGCAATGCTGATCTATCAGAAGGCATATTTGTTAAAGGGAAAGATGTTTCCCTTCCAGAAACTACCATTAGGAATCCAAGGCGCCCTCTAAGAAATGTTGGTGGAAGACGAGTATCACAGCGTCCAATTCTTGCTTTTTTTGCTGGAAACATGCATGGTAGGGTTCGCCCCACCCTTCTCAAGTACTGGTCTGATAAAGATGAAGACATGAGGATTTATGGACCACTACCCAATAGAATCTCCAGAAAAATGTCCTATATTCAGCATATGAAATCAAGCAGATTCTGTATTTGCCCAATGGGATATGAAGTGAACAGCCCCAGGATTGTTGAGGCAATATATTATGAGTGTGTCCCAGTGATCATAGCCGATAACTTTGTCCCTCCACTCAACAATGTGTTGGATTGGACTGCATTTTCTGTAATTGTGGCTGAGAAGGATATACCCAAACTGAAGGAAATCCTTTTGGCTATTCCATTGAGACGGTACCTTGTAATGCAAACAAACGTGAAGATGGTGCAGAAGCATTTTCTCTGGAACCCAAAACCAGTCAGATATGATTTGTTCCACATGGTTCTGCATTCAATTTGGTTTAGTAGGCTGAACCAGATTCAAATCTCAGTGTCTTAG